A stretch of DNA from Alphaproteobacteria bacterium:
ATTGATGGCGATGAAGCGGCGGCTTCACGGTATACAGAGGTTAAGCTTTCACCGGTTGCTCTGATGTTATTAGAAGGTATTCATGAGGATGCAGTTCCTTTTCGTCCTAATTATGACGGCAGTGAGCAAGAGCCTATGGTTTTACCAGCAGCCTTTCCCAATCTTTTGGCCAATGGTGCTATTGGGATTGCTGTGGGGATGGCCACATCTATTCTCCCTCATAATGTTGATGAGTTATGTGCCAGTACAATTCATTTGCTTGATCATCCAGAGGCATCTCTTGATGATATTATGGCTTTTATCCCAGGGCCTGATTTACCAACAGGGGGGACAATTGTAGACTCTTCTGACGTTATGCGTCATGCATATCAAACCGGCCGGGGAAGTATGCGGGTTCGATGTCGGTATGACATTGAGTCCTTAAAGGGAGGCGGGTATCAGATTATTGTGACAGAAATCCCTTACCTGGTTCAGAAGAGTAAACTGATAGAAAAAACAGCTGATCTTCTTCTTGCGAAGAAACTACCGTTGCTGGCCGATATTCAAGATGAGTCTGCTCAAGATATTCGAATTGTGCTGACGCCTAAAAATCGTCAGGTTGATCCAGAACTGTTAATGTCAACATTATTTAAAAACACGGACTTTGAAACACGTCTTTCTTTGAATATGAATGTTTTGACGGCAGAAGGTGTGCCGAAAGTTTTATCCTTAATTGACATCTTAAAAGCTTTCATTGCCAGTCGTTACGAGATATTAAAACGCCGTACCAGCTACCGCATTGAAAAAATTTCTAGAAGATTAGAAATCTTAGATGGTTTTTTAATTGTCTTTATCCATTTAGATGAGGTAATCGCCGTCATACGAACGGCAGATGATCCAAAGAATGAAATCATGAAGCGCTGGGGATTGACTTATATACAAACTGAAGCTGTTCTTAATATCAAATTGCGCACACTTCAAAAACTTGAAGAACTGGCGATACGAAAAGAACACACTGCATTGAAAGAAGAAAAAATTTCTCTTGAAGGCCTGCTTGAATCAAAGTCTAAGCAAACAAGCCAAATCAAAAAAGAAATCACAGAGGTGAGGAAAACGTTCAATCAGCAAAAAGATCTTGTTCAGCGTCGAACGGATTTTAAAGTGGCGGCTGAGATTGCGGATATCCCAACAGATGCATTTGTTACAAAAGAAAATGTTACTCTGATTTGTTCAAAAAATGGCTGGATCCGAACATTGAAAGGATCTGTTGATGTAAGCGATGTAAAATATAAAGATGGAGATCACGACTTCTTTGCTGCGCCTTGTTATACCACGGATAAAGCGTTGGTCATGACGTCTGATGGCCGTTTCTATACGCTGAACATTCATGAGCTGCCAAGTGGACGCGGCTTTGGGGAGCCGCTGAGTGTTATTCTAGACCTAGATCATGATGTGAGCATTCAACAGATTTTGCTATTAGCAGAGGGGGAAGCACAAGAAAAAGTGCTCGTGGCTTCAACAGATGGCCGAGGATTCCTTGTGAAAAAAGAAGAGCTGGTTGCGCAAACAAAAAATGGCCGCCAAGTTCTGAATGTGATGAAGCCAGTCCAAGCGGCGCTTTGTCGGGTGGTAACAGGTGATCATATTGCGGTTGTGGGAGATAATCGCCGCCTGCTTATTTATAAAGTTGATGAATTGCCCCTCATGACCAAAGGAAGAGGGGTGACCCTTCAAAAATATCGCAGTGGTATATTAGCCGATGTCACATTCTTTGATGAAGAAAATGGGTTAACATGGCAAATTGGCAAACGGACCTATCAGTTTGAAGATTGGCGGTTATGGCTTGGTAAGCGAGGGCTTGCGGGCCGCTTTGTTCCAAATGGCTTTCCACGGGCCACACGATTCAAGTCTTAAGGAAAGAACGGTGTGTCATTGATGCGCTGTTACAAGATGCAAAAGTTTTTTGAGTTGATTGAGTCGAAAGAGGGTTATGAGTGGTTGCCATTTTTGAGGGGGCACATCGGGTGCATGTTCGCTCGCAACCAAAGTAAAATTTGTGAGGAAGGTGAAAAACTTTTGTTGCGTTTTTTCAATGCCTTTTCTTGTAGGGCCATAGAGGTCTGCAATCTTTTTCCCTCGTTTTTTACAGACATCGATTAGTTCTTGATAGGTTGTATTCATTTGACTCTCAGCAGAGTTGCAGGAGGTTTTATGCGCGGGTTTCAACTGCTTATTGACTAACTCTATTATCGTTTTAAGGAGTAATTTTAACAAATCTTCGTGTTCATTCATGATTGTTAATGAACGCCCTGAACCAGATAAATCTATTTCATGATCAAGATGTGATTTAATGAAGTCATGGGCGGATTGTAAAAACGTTTCATAGGATTTTTTTTGTGCGGGTGAAAAAGATTTTGAAATCGCCTCCAAATCATCCTTTAGTGATTGGATGATAGCTTGATGTTTTGCCGCATAACAAGCTGCCGCAGAAGCTGACGATGTGACATATCTACAAAAGTGAAACTTTTCTTCGAGGTTTTTGGTTTGGGTTGCGCGGTAAAGAACCTTTATCATGGCTTCGAATTCAGCCGGAGACACTTGATTTTCGCAAGAGCAAACATATGAAATTGCTCTCCAAAAATCTGGCTTAAGATCGATGCCATTTGCATAAACAGCCGCCATATCAAGGGCATCCCCATATTTGAAAAGACACTTTTTAAATAACGCGGGGTCTTTTTCTAAATGTCGACACGTTGTATACATCGCTCCCATATTCTCGGAATTTGAATAAAACTGGCATTTCTTTGCTATTTTTGGTTTTCCGGCTTGTGTACATATTTCCACGAATGACAAGTCAGAAGCGTGGGTATCTTGCGTTAACAAAGAAATCGATAAGTACAGAAAGAAAAAAGCTAGATGATTCATTCTATAGATTTTATGAATAAATGATATTGAGTGCAAACCTTAGTTGCGCCTGGGTCTTAAAAAGTTTAAGTTAAATACAATATTAACAACAGGGTAGGATGTCAGAACTTACGGTTTCCAATGCAGTTTGTGCCTGTACCTTTGGGATGGCCCCGAGTGTTCTTGAAGTTTTGCCATTGGCTCTCACCATGGGGCAGAGCATGCCAGCCGGCCATATAAATTCAGCGACTCCCTTTGCAGAAGTCATGCCTTTTGGTATGTGCATGAGTCTGGCAAACCCCGCCGTTGCTGCCGCAACAGCCGCGGCTTTGGGCGTTTTAACACCTATGCCGTGCACCCCTGTAACCTCTGTGTGGGCGCCTGGGTCACCTACGGTTATGATTGGGGGTATGCCTTGCTCTCAATAACACATCCATGGCCGTTTGTGGGTTTGGGGGTGTCGTGACGATTTCTTTTCCAGGCCAAGTTCAAATTATGATTCCTTAGAGTAGGGTGCGTTGTGAAATTTAAGTTTATTCTTCTTGTTTTTGCCATATTGGGGTTGGTTTGTGTTAGTTCTTACCTGGCCTATGTGTACGGGATGCGCACACAGCGCGCAGGAAATATTCTCCCTATTGAGCTCTCTTCAGCGGAAAAGCAAATAAAGTCAGCCAAAGAAAAAATTATTAAAAAAACAGCAGAAAAAAAAGCTAAAAAGGCTGAAAAGAAGCAGTTAGAAGAAGAGAAAAAGACATAAAAACCTCCAGAAAAGCCGGTGGAGGATCATCCGAAAAAAGAGGAGACGTCAGCAGGTTCTGCAGAAAAGAAAAAAAGAGATGAGGCCAAGGCAGGGAATAACAGTGACAAAGATAATAAAGCGGATAAGAACGATGACAAAAAAGACCCCCAGCCATCAAAGCCGCCCTTAACCAATGAAGAATTAAAAACAACACTTGCCCGCTATTACAAAACAGGCAAGCTCCATGAGCACTTAGTTGTTAATCAGGAAAAAGTGGATATGCGCTTGCAACGGTATTTTATTCGGGGCGGCATGGAAAGCCTGCACCACACAAAAGAATGGCATGAAATCTCTCTCCAAGGAAGTGGCCAAGAAATCAAAAGAGAAAATAAATTTTCAGACTTGAGCAAGATACCAAAAGACTTTTCAGTTCCAGCTGTCAAAAAATCATATGGTGTCGACTCCCCTTTGAAACAGAAAAATTATGCAACGCTTATTGAAGAAATTATTAAGCGCCCTTGGTATTCACGGGTTTATTATTAAAGGAATGAAGATATGAAAATAAGAAAGTATATCCTAATCGTTGGCTTAATGGCCTCATATGACATTTATCCTTTTCCTCTGGAACGGGGTCTTAGCCGTCATCACTTAGCAAATGTATCCGGGTTTGTTGGCCCCCATGGGATATCAGACGCTGTA
This window harbors:
- the parC gene encoding DNA topoisomerase IV subunit A, whose product is MVTLKTSDKIESVQFRKALGDRYLSYAMSTIVSRSLPDVRDGLKPVTRRILYAMLEMKILPNTATKKSARVVGPVQGLYHPHGEKAVYDALVRMAQPFVMRYPLIKGQGNFGSIDGDEAAASRYTEVKLSPVALMLLEGIHEDAVPFRPNYDGSEQEPMVLPAAFPNLLANGAIGIAVGMATSILPHNVDELCASTIHLLDHPEASLDDIMAFIPGPDLPTGGTIVDSSDVMRHAYQTGRGSMRVRCRYDIESLKGGGYQIIVTEIPYLVQKSKLIEKTADLLLAKKLPLLADIQDESAQDIRIVLTPKNRQVDPELLMSTLFKNTDFETRLSLNMNVLTAEGVPKVLSLIDILKAFIASRYEILKRRTSYRIEKISRRLEILDGFLIVFIHLDEVIAVIRTADDPKNEIMKRWGLTYIQTEAVLNIKLRTLQKLEELAIRKEHTALKEEKISLEGLLESKSKQTSQIKKEITEVRKTFNQQKDLVQRRTDFKVAAEIADIPTDAFVTKENVTLICSKNGWIRTLKGSVDVSDVKYKDGDHDFFAAPCYTTDKALVMTSDGRFYTLNIHELPSGRGFGEPLSVILDLDHDVSIQQILLLAEGEAQEKVLVASTDGRGFLVKKEELVAQTKNGRQVLNVMKPVQAALCRVVTGDHIAVVGDNRRLLIYKVDELPLMTKGRGVTLQKYRSGILADVTFFDEENGLTWQIGKRTYQFEDWRLWLGKRGLAGRFVPNGFPRATRFKS